One stretch of Variovorax sp. 54 DNA includes these proteins:
- a CDS encoding NAD(P)-dependent oxidoreductase: protein MTTTEQQTSRKVGLVGVGLMGHGIASNIVKHGHQLTVLEHAGNQPIDDLLKAGATSVKDVASLAAQVDVLILCVTGTPQVEAVMLGDAGALTTLRPGTVVIDCSTAVPASTAKVAEAVHAKGGRFLDTPMTRTAKEAAEGRLNLLVGGDAEVLASCLPLLRCFAENVTHVGDVGAGHAMKLLHNFVSLGTVALLCEAAACAQRAGVKPEVFVDVLAKGGGNGVALERLKPKLLTGSTDSLKFSMANAKKDLGYYNDMAEQSSSSHGIAQAVDALLAHGVEVFGPDRMVLDLVEALR, encoded by the coding sequence ATGACGACTACTGAACAACAAACCTCGCGCAAAGTCGGCCTCGTCGGCGTCGGCCTCATGGGCCACGGCATCGCCAGCAACATCGTCAAGCACGGCCACCAGCTCACCGTGCTGGAGCACGCGGGCAACCAGCCGATCGATGATCTGCTGAAGGCCGGCGCCACGTCGGTGAAAGACGTGGCCTCGCTGGCCGCGCAGGTCGACGTGCTGATCCTGTGCGTCACCGGCACGCCGCAGGTCGAGGCCGTGATGCTCGGCGACGCCGGCGCGCTGACGACCCTGCGCCCCGGCACCGTGGTGATCGACTGCTCCACCGCCGTGCCCGCCTCCACCGCCAAGGTCGCCGAAGCTGTGCACGCCAAGGGCGGCCGCTTCCTCGACACGCCGATGACCCGCACCGCCAAGGAGGCCGCCGAAGGCCGCCTGAACCTGCTGGTGGGCGGCGACGCCGAAGTGCTGGCCTCGTGCCTGCCACTGCTGCGTTGCTTTGCCGAGAACGTCACGCACGTCGGCGACGTCGGCGCGGGCCATGCGATGAAGCTGCTGCACAACTTCGTATCGCTGGGCACCGTGGCGCTGCTGTGCGAGGCCGCGGCCTGTGCGCAACGCGCCGGCGTGAAGCCCGAGGTGTTCGTGGACGTGCTCGCCAAGGGCGGCGGCAACGGCGTGGCGCTGGAACGCCTCAAGCCCAAGCTGCTGACGGGCAGCACCGATTCGCTGAAGTTCTCGATGGCGAATGCGAAGAAGGACCTGGGGTACTACAACGACATGGCGGAGCAGTCTTCTTCGAGCCATGGCATCGCGCAGGCTGTCGATGCTTTGCTGGCCCACGGGGTTGAAGTCTTCGGGCCGGATCGCATGGTGCTGGATCTGGTCGAAGCGCTGCGCTGA
- a CDS encoding aldehyde dehydrogenase family protein, with amino-acid sequence MNATHYIDGRRVASEADATIDVIDPSDGQKFGEIARGTAAEIDAAVRAARQAMGEHFDGPWGATTALERGRLLAKLGAAVMQHHEELAQLEARDTGKALRVARNDATALARYFEYYAGACDKLHGDTLPYERGYTVLTVRIPHGVTGHIIPWNYPMQIAGRSVGASLAAGNACVVKPAEDASLSLLRLAEIATEVGFPAGALNVVTGYGKEAGAALCAHPGIDHISFTGSTMTGRSVGLAAAERHCPVTLELGGKSPQIVFADADLDAAEPVLLNAIIQNAGQTCSAGSRVLVEQSVYEEVVQRLAKRFTAVRAGTPAEDLDMGPLINEKQFRQVRDMVATAEASGMKVAARGTVSPQAPSTGYYQEAVLFRDVPHDSDLAQREVFGPVLAVMPFADEAEAVRLANGTDFGLVAGVWTRDGARQLRMAHKLHCGQVFVNNYGAAGGVELPFGGVKSSGFGREKGFEALLGFTTLKTIAIKHG; translated from the coding sequence AGATCGCACGCGGCACCGCCGCCGAAATCGACGCCGCCGTGCGCGCCGCACGCCAGGCCATGGGCGAGCACTTCGACGGCCCCTGGGGCGCCACCACCGCGCTCGAACGCGGCCGGCTGCTCGCCAAGCTCGGCGCCGCCGTGATGCAGCACCACGAAGAACTGGCCCAGCTCGAGGCACGCGACACCGGCAAGGCGCTGCGCGTGGCGCGCAACGACGCGACCGCGCTGGCGCGCTACTTCGAGTACTACGCCGGCGCCTGCGACAAGCTGCACGGCGACACCCTGCCCTACGAGCGTGGCTACACCGTGCTGACCGTGCGCATCCCGCACGGCGTGACGGGCCACATCATTCCCTGGAACTACCCGATGCAGATCGCCGGCCGCAGCGTGGGCGCCTCGCTTGCCGCGGGCAACGCCTGCGTGGTCAAGCCGGCCGAAGACGCGAGCCTGTCGCTGCTGCGCCTGGCCGAGATCGCCACCGAGGTCGGCTTTCCGGCCGGTGCGCTCAACGTGGTGACCGGCTACGGCAAGGAAGCCGGCGCGGCGCTGTGCGCGCACCCGGGCATCGACCACATCTCGTTCACCGGCTCGACCATGACCGGCCGCAGCGTGGGCCTGGCCGCGGCCGAGCGCCACTGCCCCGTGACGCTGGAGCTGGGCGGCAAGTCGCCGCAGATCGTGTTCGCCGACGCCGACCTCGACGCGGCCGAGCCCGTGCTGCTCAACGCCATCATCCAGAACGCCGGCCAGACCTGCTCGGCGGGCAGCCGCGTGTTGGTCGAACAATCGGTGTACGAAGAGGTGGTGCAGCGCCTCGCCAAGCGCTTCACGGCCGTGCGCGCGGGCACGCCCGCCGAAGACCTGGACATGGGCCCGCTCATCAACGAGAAGCAGTTCCGCCAGGTGCGTGACATGGTCGCGACCGCCGAAGCGAGCGGCATGAAGGTGGCCGCGCGCGGCACGGTGTCGCCGCAGGCGCCGTCCACCGGCTACTACCAGGAGGCCGTGCTGTTCCGCGATGTGCCACACGACAGCGACCTGGCCCAGCGCGAGGTCTTCGGCCCGGTGCTCGCCGTGATGCCCTTCGCCGACGAGGCCGAGGCCGTGCGCCTGGCCAACGGCACCGACTTCGGCCTGGTGGCCGGCGTGTGGACGCGCGACGGCGCGCGCCAGCTGCGCATGGCGCACAAGCTGCATTGCGGCCAGGTCTTCGTCAACAATTACGGCGCGGCGGGTGGTGTAGAACTGCCGTTCGGCGGCGTGAAATCGAGTGGCTTCGGCCGCGAGAAGGGCTTCGAGGCCCTGCTCGGCTTCACGACCCTCAAGACCATCGCCATCAAGCACGGATGA
- the pyrF gene encoding orotidine-5'-phosphate decarboxylase, which produces MAAFCPPADRLRTHAQLAVFLRVRGIGIEDKSMGTDSRIIVSLDFPTAALAADLVTQLGAATTFYKVGLQLLTAAGPSVVRELVDAGKSVFLDLKLLEIPSSVAGAVTAAGHLGASMVTVHACGGSAVLRSAVQAASQFPQLKILALTVITSMSDQDLEEVGVASTVPEQVVRLGRLAAAAGCHGVVSSPLEARLLREVLPPGALVVTPGTQLSGDEQNDHARAATPAQAIEAGATHVVIGRPISRASNPAAVFAAVRAELATAIPQS; this is translated from the coding sequence GTGGCCGCATTCTGCCCGCCAGCTGATAGGCTGCGCACGCACGCCCAGCTCGCGGTTTTCCTGCGAGTGCGGGGCATCGGCATCGAGGACAAGTCAATGGGTACGGACAGCCGCATCATCGTTTCGCTCGACTTCCCTACCGCCGCATTGGCGGCGGACCTCGTGACGCAGCTGGGCGCAGCGACGACGTTCTACAAGGTAGGCCTGCAGCTGCTGACGGCGGCAGGACCTTCGGTCGTTCGCGAGCTCGTAGATGCGGGGAAAAGTGTTTTCCTCGACCTCAAGCTGCTGGAAATTCCAAGCTCGGTGGCTGGCGCGGTCACCGCGGCCGGACATCTGGGGGCTTCGATGGTGACGGTGCACGCCTGCGGCGGTTCCGCCGTGCTTCGCTCGGCCGTTCAGGCCGCGAGCCAGTTCCCTCAGCTGAAGATTCTTGCGCTCACGGTCATCACCAGCATGAGTGATCAGGATCTGGAAGAGGTCGGCGTCGCCTCGACGGTTCCGGAGCAGGTCGTGCGACTGGGCCGTCTTGCAGCCGCAGCTGGTTGCCATGGCGTTGTCTCGTCGCCGTTGGAGGCGAGGCTGCTTCGTGAGGTCCTGCCGCCCGGTGCGCTTGTCGTGACGCCAGGCACGCAGCTCTCAGGCGATGAGCAGAATGACCATGCGCGGGCTGCAACTCCCGCGCAGGCCATCGAGGCTGGCGCGACGCATGTGGTCATTGGTCGCCCCATATCGCGTGCCTCGAATCCCGCTGCCGTGTTCGCGGCCGTGCGCGCTGAGCTGGCTACCGCTATCCCGCAAAGCTGA